The genomic interval TCCACCGACGCGGAGAGCGTCTCCGAGGAGGAGCACGCCGCACTGCTGCGGGCCGTCGAGGAAGCCTGCGGCAGGCTCGACGCCTTCCGCTCGCAGGAGGGCGCCATCCTGATCGCCGACCTGCTGCGGCGCGTGGAGCTGATCGAAGGATACCGTCACGAGGTCGAACCGTTCGAAAAGGCCCGCACCGAGACCATCCGGGCCCGGATTCTGGACAACCTCGCGAAACTCGCCGCCGAGGTGGACCGCAACCGGCTGGAGCAGGAGATGATCTTCTACCTCGAGAAACTCGACATCACCGAGGAGAAGGTGCGCCTGGACAACCACTGCCGCTACTTCCGCGAAGTGGCCGGCAGCGAGGAGGACGCGGGCCGCAAGCTGGGCTTCATCGCCCAGGAGATGGGCCGCGAGATCAACACGATGGGATCGAAGGCCAACGAGGCGAACATCCAGCGGATCGTCGTGCAGATGAAGGACGAGCTGGAAAAGATCAAGGAACAGGTGCTGAACATATTGTAAACGGGCCGCAACGCCGCGGAACCGAAACAGATACACACGATGGGCAAAGTCATCATCTTCTCCGCCCCGAGCGGGTCGGGCAAAACCACGATCGTCCGCCGGCTGCTGGCGCGCTATCCGCAGTTGGAATTCTCGATTTCGGCCACCAGCCGCGCCCCGCGCGGCGAGGAGCGCGACGGGACGGACTACTATTTTCTTCCGCAGGAGGAGTTCATGCGCGCCGTAGCCGAAAACCGCTTCGTGGAGTGGGAAGAGGTTTACGAGGGAACCTGCTACGGCACGCTGCGCAGCGAGGTGGAACGCATCTGGCAGCGGGGCCACGTGATCGTCTTCGACGTGGACGTGTTGGGAGGCATCAACCTCAAGCGCATCTTCGGCGGCGACGCCTGCTCGGTATTCATCATGCCGCCCTCCGTGGAGGAGTTGCGCCGCCGCCTCGAAGGGCGCGGCACGGACGCCCCCGAAGTGATCGAGCGGCGTGTGGCGAAGGCCGAGTTCGAGCTGACCAAGGCCCCGGAGTTCGACCACATCGTGCTGAACGACCGTCTCGAGGAGGCCGTGGAGCGCACCTGCGCGATTCTCGACGCATTTATCGGAGAGGCCGAATGAAGCGCATGATGCTCTATTTCGGGTCGTTCAACCCGGTGCACAAGGGACATACCGCCCTGGCCGAGTACGTCCTCGAACGCGGCCTCTGCGACGAGGTGGCGCTCGTCGTCTCGCCCCGGAGCCCCTACAAGGAGACCGCGGAGCTGGCTCCCGAACTGGATCGTTTCGAGATGGCGGAGATCGCCTGCGCGGCATCGGAATACCCGGACCGCATCAAGCCGTCGGCGGTGGAGTTTCTGCTCCCGAAGCCCTCGTACACAATCGACACGCTTCGTTATCTCACGCAGAACTTCGGATCGGAAATGCGCTTCTCGATTCTCATGGGCGGCGA from Alistipes dispar carries:
- a CDS encoding YicC/YloC family endoribonuclease — its product is MTGFGKSEVTLPNRKITVEIRSLNSKQMDLSLRLPAIYRQSEYEIRNAVARALRRGKVDVFVSVESQAVETSAHINGQVLAAYAGELREAAREAGFDTTGPGWDAAALQVLMRLPDAVSTDAESVSEEEHAALLRAVEEACGRLDAFRSQEGAILIADLLRRVELIEGYRHEVEPFEKARTETIRARILDNLAKLAAEVDRNRLEQEMIFYLEKLDITEEKVRLDNHCRYFREVAGSEEDAGRKLGFIAQEMGREINTMGSKANEANIQRIVVQMKDELEKIKEQVLNIL
- the gmk gene encoding guanylate kinase, with protein sequence MGKVIIFSAPSGSGKTTIVRRLLARYPQLEFSISATSRAPRGEERDGTDYYFLPQEEFMRAVAENRFVEWEEVYEGTCYGTLRSEVERIWQRGHVIVFDVDVLGGINLKRIFGGDACSVFIMPPSVEELRRRLEGRGTDAPEVIERRVAKAEFELTKAPEFDHIVLNDRLEEAVERTCAILDAFIGEAE